One genomic window of Vicugna pacos chromosome 18, VicPac4, whole genome shotgun sequence includes the following:
- the VPS37D gene encoding vacuolar protein sorting-associated protein 37D isoform X2, producing the protein MYRARAARAGPEPGSPGRFGILSTGQLRDLLQDEPKLDRIVRLSRKFQGLQLEREACLASNYALAKENLALRPRLEMGRAALAIKYQELREVAESCADKLQRLGADGAAAAGGTEPGGFSACLPTRPCPGPPEADPGREAAGAAATSGAVWSASPHCCCGSPQILPRCSCPAHRGRPGATSSAPEPAPLGLPPSAPTEGLPRVPPRPSPSAEP; encoded by the exons ATGTACCGGGCCCGGGCGGCGCGGGCGGGGCCGGAGCCCGGCAGCCCAGGGCGCTTTGGGATCCTCAGCACCGGGCAGCTCCGGGACCTGCTTCAGGATGAGCCCAAGCTGGACCGGATCGTGCGGCTCAGCAGGAAG TTCCAGGGCCTGCAGCTGGAGCGCGAGGCGTGCCTGGCCTCCAACTACGCGCTAGCCAAGGAGAACCTGGCATTGCGGCCCCGCCTGGAGATGGGCCGTGCTGCACTGGCCATCAAGTACCAGGAGCTTCGGGAGGTGGCCGAGAGCTGTGCGGACAAGCTGCAGCGACTGG GAGCAGATGGAGCAGCTGCTGCTGGGGGAACAGAGCCTGGAGGCTTTTCTGCCTGCCTTCCAACGAGGCCGTGCCCTGGCCCACCTGAGGCGGACCCAGGCCgagaagctgcaggagctgctgcGACGTCGGGAGCGGTCTGGTCAGCCAGCCCCCACTGCTGCTGCGGATCCCCCCAAATCCTTCCCCGCTGCAGCTGTCCTGCCCACCGGGGCCGCCCGGGGGCCACCAGCAGTGCCCCGGAGCCTGCCCCCCTTGGACTCCCGCCCAGTGCCCCCACTGAAGGGCTCCCCCGGGTGCCCCCTAGGCCCAGCCCCTCTGCTGAGCCCTAG
- the VPS37D gene encoding vacuolar protein sorting-associated protein 37D isoform X1 produces the protein MYRARAARAGPEPGSPGRFGILSTGQLRDLLQDEPKLDRIVRLSRKFQGLQLEREACLASNYALAKENLALRPRLEMGRAALAIKYQELREVAESCADKLQRLEESMHRWSPHCALGWLQAELEEAEQEAEEQMEQLLLGEQSLEAFLPAFQRGRALAHLRRTQAEKLQELLRRRERSGQPAPTAAADPPKSFPAAAVLPTGAARGPPAVPRSLPPLDSRPVPPLKGSPGCPLGPAPLLSPRPSQPEPPHR, from the exons ATGTACCGGGCCCGGGCGGCGCGGGCGGGGCCGGAGCCCGGCAGCCCAGGGCGCTTTGGGATCCTCAGCACCGGGCAGCTCCGGGACCTGCTTCAGGATGAGCCCAAGCTGGACCGGATCGTGCGGCTCAGCAGGAAG TTCCAGGGCCTGCAGCTGGAGCGCGAGGCGTGCCTGGCCTCCAACTACGCGCTAGCCAAGGAGAACCTGGCATTGCGGCCCCGCCTGGAGATGGGCCGTGCTGCACTGGCCATCAAGTACCAGGAGCTTCGGGAGGTGGCCGAGAGCTGTGCGGACAAGCTGCAGCGACTGG AGGAGAGCATGCACCGCTGGAGCCCCCACTGTGCGCTGGGTTGGCTGCAGGCTGAGCTGGAAGAAGCTGAGCAGGAGGCTGAG GAGCAGATGGAGCAGCTGCTGCTGGGGGAACAGAGCCTGGAGGCTTTTCTGCCTGCCTTCCAACGAGGCCGTGCCCTGGCCCACCTGAGGCGGACCCAGGCCgagaagctgcaggagctgctgcGACGTCGGGAGCGGTCTGGTCAGCCAGCCCCCACTGCTGCTGCGGATCCCCCCAAATCCTTCCCCGCTGCAGCTGTCCTGCCCACCGGGGCCGCCCGGGGGCCACCAGCAGTGCCCCGGAGCCTGCCCCCCTTGGACTCCCGCCCAGTGCCCCCACTGAAGGGCTCCCCCGGGTGCCCCCTAGGCCCAGCCCCTCTGCTGAGCCCTAGGCCCTCGCAGCCAGAGCCCCCTCACCGGTAG